The Tenuifilum thalassicum genome includes the window AATGAAGATATGGGTTTATTGCTTTCCATGACTGTATTATTTTGTTAACAATTTATTTCTTAACTGGTATTTTTTCAACTCTACGTTCGTGCCGACCACCTTCAAACTCGGCGTCTAGAAATGCCTTTAAAATACTTTTGGCTTCTGGAACACTAACAAAACGAGCAGGGATTGCACACACATTAGCATTATTATGTTGGCGTGCTAAACTTGCAATTTCGGGAATCCAACAAAGTGCCGAACGAACGCCCTGGTGTTTATTGGCTGTAATTGACACCCCATTTCCACTTCCACAAAGGATAACACCTAAGGGATATTCTCCCTTTTCAACTGCTTCGGCTAGTGGGTGAGCATAGTCGGGATAATCAACACTCTCCTCGCTATGAGTGCCAAAATCCCAAACATCATAACCTAAATCGGTTAAAAACTTTTTTAGTTCCTCTTTAGTAGCATAACCAGCATGATCAGAGGCGATAGCAATTTTTGGCTTATTCATATCTGTAACTTTTCAATATTTCCGCTCTGTCAGTTAGGCCCCCTGTAAATGATATACATTTAACATTTAAACAAGGGGAATAAAGCAAAACAATACCCATGTAATATAAAACTATTAATGCAAAGATAGCTCGTTTTACATTTTATTGTCAGCAAAATACTTTTAAATTACTAAACCAAAATATTTTGGGTTTACATCACCCTGCTCAAACTTAAAACAGGTAAGGTATCTAGTTCACAAAAGAATTAGCATTAAACACATTTATTAATATTCATTTTAGAACTAAACAGCTTAACTTTGTAAACATGTCAGGCATTTATATCCACGTACCATTTTGCTACAAGAAGTGTAGTTACTGCGATTTCTATTCGGTTGGAAAGGGCTTACTAAATTCTGATTTTGCAAATTCCATTGTAGAAGAGTTTAAACTCCAAAACAAAAACATTAACGATAGGATAGTTAAAACCATTTACTTTGGTGGGGGAACACCTTCGCTTCTTCCAGTGTCAGACATCAAAAAAATTGTATCATCGATTCCTAAATACTTTACTATTGACTCAAACCCAGAAATCACCATTGAGGTTAACCCCGACGATGTTACACTACCTTTAGCAAAACAGTATCTCGAATCAGGAATTAACCGAATAAGCATAGGTGTGCAATCGTTTAACGACTCCGAACTTTCCTTTTTAGGCAGAAGACACGATGCACAAACTGCAGTAAATGCTATAAGAACACTGCAAGATGCTGGTTTTGATAACATCAGCATTGATCTGATTTATGGCTTACCAAACTCTACCCTTCAAAGCTGGGAATTTTCACTTCGGGAAGCAATGAAATTGAACATCCAGCATCTATCATGCTATCATCTCACATACGAGGAAGGTACTCCTCTTACCCAAAAGATTAAAAAAGGAAGAATTCAAACACTTGATGAGGAGATAAGTGAAAAACAGTTTCAACTTCTTAGCCAGGTTACATCTGCAAATGGTTTCATCCACTACGAGGTTTCAAATCTGGCAAAGCCAGATTTCTTTTCTCGGCATAACAGCGGATACTGGTTAGGTGAGGAGTACCTTGGCCTAGGCCCCTCGGCACATTCCTACAACAAATTAAAACGATGGTGGAATCCGGCATCAATTGAAGCCTGGGAAAATTTAATTCAATCTGGATTTGAACACGTTGAATCCGAACCGATTGATTCAAAAACCCATTTTAA containing:
- the hemW gene encoding radical SAM family heme chaperone HemW, with product MSGIYIHVPFCYKKCSYCDFYSVGKGLLNSDFANSIVEEFKLQNKNINDRIVKTIYFGGGTPSLLPVSDIKKIVSSIPKYFTIDSNPEITIEVNPDDVTLPLAKQYLESGINRISIGVQSFNDSELSFLGRRHDAQTAVNAIRTLQDAGFDNISIDLIYGLPNSTLQSWEFSLREAMKLNIQHLSCYHLTYEEGTPLTQKIKKGRIQTLDEEISEKQFQLLSQVTSANGFIHYEVSNLAKPDFFSRHNSGYWLGEEYLGLGPSAHSYNKLKRWWNPASIEAWENLIQSGFEHVESEPIDSKTHFNEMIITRLRTIWGIDYDLLAKDIDSLNSHPIRSQMDKHLKGGRLIIENGKLKIPPKHYFISDSIISDLLIV
- the rpiB gene encoding ribose 5-phosphate isomerase B; translated protein: MNKPKIAIASDHAGYATKEELKKFLTDLGYDVWDFGTHSEESVDYPDYAHPLAEAVEKGEYPLGVILCGSGNGVSITANKHQGVRSALCWIPEIASLARQHNNANVCAIPARFVSVPEAKSILKAFLDAEFEGGRHERRVEKIPVKK